In Tenebrio molitor chromosome 6, icTenMoli1.1, whole genome shotgun sequence, one genomic interval encodes:
- the LOC138134249 gene encoding small ribosomal subunit protein eS19-like produces MPSVTLKDVDQHKFVKAFAQFLKKTGKLRVPEWVDLVKTSRAKELAPYDPDWYYTRCAAVVRHIYIRSPIGVGSVTKIFGTRKRNGTKPSHFCRSAGSIARKALQSLEGLKLIEKTPSGGRELTQQGRRDLDRIAAQVKAKERKALKSAVITL; encoded by the exons ATGCCGTCTGTGACGCTAAAAGACGTCGATCAGCACAAGTTCGTGAAGGCCTTCgcccaatttttaaaaaa GACGGGCAAGCTACGCGTTCCCGAATGGGTAGACCTCGTCAAGACATCTCGTGCCAAGGAATTGGCACCGTACGACCCTGATTGGTACTACACTCGTTGTGCCGCCGTCGTGAGACACATCTACATCAGGTCCCCCATTGGTGTAGGTTCAGTCACAAAAATCTTCGGCACTCGTAAGCGCAACGGTACCAAACCTTCCCATTTCTGTCGTTCTGCTGGAAGCATAGCGCGTAAAGCTTTGCAAAGCTTGGAGGGTCTGAAATTGATTGAGAAGACACCCAGTGGAGGACGGGAGTTGACCCAGCAGGGCAGGCGCGATCTGGACCGCATCGCCGCGCAGGTTAAGGCTAAAGAGCGCAAAGCTCTTAAATCCGCCGTTATTACTCTATGA
- the Cep164 gene encoding centrosomal protein of 164 kDa isoform X3 produces MALRNHPYLFIFTLITHSPHLSTSQYQLSVPTSDYYAKLRLPPSSPIMSIVCEEVFDESSHPSDDEIRDYAAKIGIDPDSEPQLLPLAAEGLMKALPPGWKPCFDDKSKSYYYYNNVTGKTQWEHPLDDVYRGLVRKVRAESQSLSLGEPTEDATYARDEIPSFEEPPKLDPLGLGAKRRDLKLSPLKTSPKHEARLLKQRSDDHILSSRKITMNIFNSFDEKINFEKHPRILDKPELKVSGGGAMFLKSNTKKVADSITSPAKSDSLDVQSQPRSILRERNSMEVSRSMDFDKVSLDKSEKDDDDKKSVRFNLDTNTDVAFTFSDKSSSSDEEDIGGDIINVRIAPNKPKSRFTVCPVRDFQPENEKKLIKPNPTDFIKPKLTISKGSDSEDDSILKSMEKRDSDGSEESPLHTKMLIQTKKFEEKAEKKIAQLKQNIWEEKNDELVKFRDDLQESQKEELERILINAKTDHEDKIKAEVENLKREMENRNIGALKEERLKYDKVLEEEKEELEEQFKREEREMKEKFEAKKEELERYYEEKLAEIEKELAERMEKNRDEMIITHNSNMDQLRQNHSIITEELKKGFRAEEEVLRQDHKAVIAELKNKIELEAEKKDEKYEKIRCEKRLLEDKYKCLKDKYLRLKTEVKMSIEKRNKRKEQGGATTTTGSETERSHSNNKDRTPLNSPLRKPPRSGDPTKLKPEHRTTRQLIIQDLDTSISDKSENKCNKEYDSSDNSTNPGRSRKKIFSRLKSSSTSRINNNAKSRRNQRSCSPVENLRRQLQKLEDLEDQFPQNPQADTYHLRYPFSDGQKFEGSSELEFFRHRIHLERDSIKRAKESLRNQKSLFQQRQKELKLKHGSMARHTLQQLCQEEKELTDMEVSLHRTRSLLGEKVIRLRHLEQSLQRATVTAENRHEDATLSDISSHSASSGISSTEFATADPNIGKGFIHGEHLQESSEIIQSLENLNSEIREIWDVLRKQHQSGGIATGAATVPAPPSIPTLADRLHNYRQHVALANAQSTVVTHANQGATTTLVERTRNLRHWLRQAGIDNNIEGSTPQATL; encoded by the exons ATGGCGCTGCGAAACCACCcgtatttgtttatttttacccTCATAACCCACTCCCCCCACTTGTCAACGTCCCAATATCAGCTGTCCGTTCCGACAAGCGATTATTATGCGAAGCTCAGACTTCCTCCGAGTTCCCCGATAATGTCCATTGTTTGCGAAGAAGTGTTCGACGAGAGCAGTCACCCTTCAGATGACG AAATCCGCGACTATGCGGCGAAAATCGGCATCGACCCCGACTCGGAGCCCCAGCTGCTGCCTCTCGCCGCCGAAGGCCTCATGAAAGCTCTGCCCCCGGGCTGGAAACCTTG TTTCGACGATAAATCCAAGTCGTACTACTACTACAATAACGTCACGGGGAAAACCCAATGGGAGCACCCGCTGGACGACGTTTACAGAGGCCTGGTGCGCAAAGTCCGCGCCGAGAGTCAGTCGCTCAGCCTGGGGGAGCCCACCGAGGACGCCACCTACGCGCGAGACGAGATCCCCAGCTTCGAGGAACCCCCGAAACTCGATCCTCTCGGGCTCGGCGCCAAACGCAGAGACCTCAAGCTGTCTCCGCTGAAGACGAGCCCCAAACACGAGGCCAGACTCCTGAAGCAGCGCTCCGACGACCACATCCTCTCCTCGCGGAAGATTACGATGAACATCTTCAACAGTTTCGACGAGAAAATCAACTTCGAGAAGCACCCTCGCATCTTGGACAAACCCGAGCTGAAGGTCAGCGGGGGCGGGGCCATGTTCCTCAAGTCCAACACCAAGAAAGTGGCGGATTCGATCACGAGTCCCGCCAAGAGTGACTCCCTGGATGTCCAAAGTCAGCCCAGAAGTATTCTCAGGGAGCGGAACTCGATGGAAGTCTCCAGGAGCATGGATTTCGACAAAGTCTCGCTGGATAAGTCGGAAAAGGACGACGACGACAAGAAGAGTGTCAGATTTAATTTAGACACCAACACCGACGTGGCGTTCACGTTTTCGGACAAGTCGAGCTCGAGCGACGAAGAAGACATCGGAGGAGATATAATTAACGTGAGGATAGCGCCCAACAAACCGAAATCGCGCTTTACTGTCTGTCCGGTTAGAGATTTCCAACCGGAGAATGAAAAGAAATTGATCAAACCGAATCCGACTGATTTCATTAAGCCTAAATTGACGATCAGTAAAGGGTCAGACTCGGAAGATGATTCGATCTTGAAAAGTATGGAAAAGAGAGATAGTGACGGCTCTGAAGAGAGTCCGCTTCACACCAAAATGTTGATACAAACCAAGAAATTCGAAGAGAAAGCGGAGAAGAAAATTGCGCAACTCAAGCAGAATATTTGGGAGGAGAAAAACGACGAACTGGTTAAATTCAGGGATGATTTGCAAGAATCGCAGAAGGAAGAGCTCGAGCGGATCTTGATCAATGCGAAAACCGACCACGAAGATAAAATCAAAGCGGAGGTGGAGAATTTGAAGAGGGAGATGGAAAATAGAAATATAGGAGCTCTTAAAGAAGAAAGGTTGAAATATGACAAAGTACTTGAAGAGGAAAAAGAGGAGCTTGAAGAGCAGTTTAAGAGGGAGGAACGTGAGATGAAAGAGAAGTTCGAGGCGAAGAAAGAAGAGCTGGAGAGGTATTATGAAGAGAAGTTGGCGGAAATAGAGAAAGAATTGGCCGAGAGAATGGAGAAGAATCGCGACGAGATGATCATCACGCACAACTCCAACATGGATCAGTTGAGGCAGAACCATTCAATTATTACTGAGGAATTGAAGAAAGGGTTCAGAGCGGAAGAAGAGGTGCTGAGACAGGACCACAAGGCTGTGATTGCCGAATTGAAAAATAAGATAGAGTTAGAGGCGGAAAAGAAGGACGAAAAGTACGAGAAAATCCGATGCGAAAAGCGCTTGCTGGAAGACAAGTACAAATGCTTGAAGGATAAATATTTGAGGCTCAAGACGGAAGTGAAAATGTCGATAGAGAAGAGAAACAAGCGGAAGGAGCAGGGCGGGGCGACGACGACCACGGGTTCGGAAACCGAGCGCAGCCATTCCAACAACAAAGACAG GACCCCTCTAAACTCCCCATTGCGCAAACCCCCCAGGTCCGGCGACCCCACCAAACTGAAACCCGAACACCGCACGACCCGCCAACTCATAATCCAAGACTTGGACACTTCCATCAGCGATAAAAGCGAAAATAAGTGCAATAAAGAGTACGATTCGTCGGACAACAGCACGAATCCGGGTCGCAGCAGGAAAAAGATATTTTCCCGTTTGAAAAGTTCGTCGACTTCGCGGATCAATAACAACGCGAAATCGCGCCGGAATCAGAGGTCGTGCTCTCCAGTGGAAAATTTGAGGAGACAGCTCCAGAAATTGGAGGATTTGGAGGATCAGTTCCCGCAGAATCCGCAAGCTGATACGTATCATTTGAGGTACCCGTTTTCCGACGGACAAAAGTTCGAGGGCAGCTCCGAGTTGGAGTTTTTCCGGCACAGGATCCACCTGGAGAGGGACTCGATCAAGAGGGCCAAAGAGAGTCTCAGGAACCAGAAATCGCTCTTCCAGCAACGGCAAAAGGAGTTGAAGTTGAAACACGGTTCCATGGCTAGGCACACTCTGCAGCAGTTGTGTCAG GAGGAGAAGGAGTTGACGGATATGGAGGTGTCTCTGCACCGAACGCGGAGCCTCCTGGGGGAGAAAGTGATCCGGTTGCGCCACCTGGAGCAGTCTCTGCAGCGGGCCACGGTCACCGCCGAGAACCGCCACGAGGACGCCACCCTCAGCGACATATCTTCGCACAGCGCCAGTTCGGGGATCAGCTCCACCGAATTCGCCACCGCCGATCCTAACATCGGTAAAGGCTTCATCCACGGGGAGCACCTGCAGGAGTCGTCGGAAATCATCCAGAGcctggaaaatttaaattcggaAATACGGGAGATCTGGGACGTGCTCCGCAAACAGCATCAGTCCGGGGGGATCGCCACAG GGGCAGCGACAGTTCCAGCACCACCGTCCATCCCCACTTTGGCCGATAGGTTACACAATTATCGCCAACACGTCGCGCTGGCCAACGCTCAAAGTACAGTTGTGACGCACGCCAATCAAGGAGCCACCACTACTCTGGTCGAGAGGACGAGGAATTTGAGGCACTGGCTCAGGCAAGCCGGAATCGACAACAACATCGAAGGCAGCACTCCTCAAGCGACACTCTAA
- the Cep164 gene encoding centrosomal protein of 164 kDa isoform X2 codes for MALRNHPYLFIFTLITHSPHLSTSQYQLSVPTSDYYAKLRLPPSSPIMSIVCEEVFDESSHPSDDEIRDYAAKIGIDPDSEPQLLPLAAEGLMKALPPGWKPCFDDKSKSYYYYNNVTGKTQWEHPLDDVYRGLVRKVRAESQSLSLGEPTEDATYARDEIPSFEEPPKLDPLGLGAKRRDLKLSPLKTSPKHEARLLKQRSDDHILSSRKITMNIFNSFDEKINFEKHPRILDKPELKVSGGGAMFLKSNTKKVADSITSPAKSDSLDVQSQPRSILRERNSMEVSRSMDFDKVSLDKSEKDDDDKKSVRFNLDTNTDVAFTFSDKSSSSDEEDIGGDIINVRIAPNKPKSRFTVCPVRDFQPENEKKLIKPNPTDFIKPKLTISKGSDSEDDSILKSMEKRDSDGSEESPLHTKMLIQTKKFEEKAEKKIAQLKQNIWEEKNDELVKFRDDLQESQKEELERILINAKTDHEDKIKAEVENLKREMENRNIGALKEERLKYDKVLEEEKEELEEQFKREEREMKEKFEAKKEELERYYEEKLAEIEKELAERMEKNRDEMIITHNSNMDQLRQNHSIITEELKKGFRAEEEVLRQDHKAVIAELKNKIELEAEKKDEKYEKIRCEKRLLEDKYKCLKDKYLRLKTEVKMSIEKRNKRKEQGGATTTTGSETERSHSNNKDRSGDPTKLKPEHRTTRQLIIQDLDTSISDKSENKCNKEYDSSDNSTNPGRSRKKIFSRLKSSSTSRINNNAKSRRNQRSCSPVENLRRQLQKLEDLEDQFPQNPQADTYHLRYPFSDGQKFEGSSELEFFRHRIHLERDSIKRAKESLRNQKSLFQQRQKELKLKHGSMARHTLQQLCQEEKELTDMEVSLHRTRSLLGEKVIRLRHLEQSLQRATVTAENRHEDATLSDISSHSASSGISSTEFATADPNIGKGFIHGEHLQESSEIIQSLENLNSEIREIWDVLRKQHQSGGIATVIPPLVYPDLGWPLLAGAATVPAPPSIPTLADRLHNYRQHVALANAQSTVVTHANQGATTTLVERTRNLRHWLRQAGIDNNIEGSTPQATL; via the exons ATGGCGCTGCGAAACCACCcgtatttgtttatttttacccTCATAACCCACTCCCCCCACTTGTCAACGTCCCAATATCAGCTGTCCGTTCCGACAAGCGATTATTATGCGAAGCTCAGACTTCCTCCGAGTTCCCCGATAATGTCCATTGTTTGCGAAGAAGTGTTCGACGAGAGCAGTCACCCTTCAGATGACG AAATCCGCGACTATGCGGCGAAAATCGGCATCGACCCCGACTCGGAGCCCCAGCTGCTGCCTCTCGCCGCCGAAGGCCTCATGAAAGCTCTGCCCCCGGGCTGGAAACCTTG TTTCGACGATAAATCCAAGTCGTACTACTACTACAATAACGTCACGGGGAAAACCCAATGGGAGCACCCGCTGGACGACGTTTACAGAGGCCTGGTGCGCAAAGTCCGCGCCGAGAGTCAGTCGCTCAGCCTGGGGGAGCCCACCGAGGACGCCACCTACGCGCGAGACGAGATCCCCAGCTTCGAGGAACCCCCGAAACTCGATCCTCTCGGGCTCGGCGCCAAACGCAGAGACCTCAAGCTGTCTCCGCTGAAGACGAGCCCCAAACACGAGGCCAGACTCCTGAAGCAGCGCTCCGACGACCACATCCTCTCCTCGCGGAAGATTACGATGAACATCTTCAACAGTTTCGACGAGAAAATCAACTTCGAGAAGCACCCTCGCATCTTGGACAAACCCGAGCTGAAGGTCAGCGGGGGCGGGGCCATGTTCCTCAAGTCCAACACCAAGAAAGTGGCGGATTCGATCACGAGTCCCGCCAAGAGTGACTCCCTGGATGTCCAAAGTCAGCCCAGAAGTATTCTCAGGGAGCGGAACTCGATGGAAGTCTCCAGGAGCATGGATTTCGACAAAGTCTCGCTGGATAAGTCGGAAAAGGACGACGACGACAAGAAGAGTGTCAGATTTAATTTAGACACCAACACCGACGTGGCGTTCACGTTTTCGGACAAGTCGAGCTCGAGCGACGAAGAAGACATCGGAGGAGATATAATTAACGTGAGGATAGCGCCCAACAAACCGAAATCGCGCTTTACTGTCTGTCCGGTTAGAGATTTCCAACCGGAGAATGAAAAGAAATTGATCAAACCGAATCCGACTGATTTCATTAAGCCTAAATTGACGATCAGTAAAGGGTCAGACTCGGAAGATGATTCGATCTTGAAAAGTATGGAAAAGAGAGATAGTGACGGCTCTGAAGAGAGTCCGCTTCACACCAAAATGTTGATACAAACCAAGAAATTCGAAGAGAAAGCGGAGAAGAAAATTGCGCAACTCAAGCAGAATATTTGGGAGGAGAAAAACGACGAACTGGTTAAATTCAGGGATGATTTGCAAGAATCGCAGAAGGAAGAGCTCGAGCGGATCTTGATCAATGCGAAAACCGACCACGAAGATAAAATCAAAGCGGAGGTGGAGAATTTGAAGAGGGAGATGGAAAATAGAAATATAGGAGCTCTTAAAGAAGAAAGGTTGAAATATGACAAAGTACTTGAAGAGGAAAAAGAGGAGCTTGAAGAGCAGTTTAAGAGGGAGGAACGTGAGATGAAAGAGAAGTTCGAGGCGAAGAAAGAAGAGCTGGAGAGGTATTATGAAGAGAAGTTGGCGGAAATAGAGAAAGAATTGGCCGAGAGAATGGAGAAGAATCGCGACGAGATGATCATCACGCACAACTCCAACATGGATCAGTTGAGGCAGAACCATTCAATTATTACTGAGGAATTGAAGAAAGGGTTCAGAGCGGAAGAAGAGGTGCTGAGACAGGACCACAAGGCTGTGATTGCCGAATTGAAAAATAAGATAGAGTTAGAGGCGGAAAAGAAGGACGAAAAGTACGAGAAAATCCGATGCGAAAAGCGCTTGCTGGAAGACAAGTACAAATGCTTGAAGGATAAATATTTGAGGCTCAAGACGGAAGTGAAAATGTCGATAGAGAAGAGAAACAAGCGGAAGGAGCAGGGCGGGGCGACGACGACCACGGGTTCGGAAACCGAGCGCAGCCATTCCAACAACAAAGACAG GTCCGGCGACCCCACCAAACTGAAACCCGAACACCGCACGACCCGCCAACTCATAATCCAAGACTTGGACACTTCCATCAGCGATAAAAGCGAAAATAAGTGCAATAAAGAGTACGATTCGTCGGACAACAGCACGAATCCGGGTCGCAGCAGGAAAAAGATATTTTCCCGTTTGAAAAGTTCGTCGACTTCGCGGATCAATAACAACGCGAAATCGCGCCGGAATCAGAGGTCGTGCTCTCCAGTGGAAAATTTGAGGAGACAGCTCCAGAAATTGGAGGATTTGGAGGATCAGTTCCCGCAGAATCCGCAAGCTGATACGTATCATTTGAGGTACCCGTTTTCCGACGGACAAAAGTTCGAGGGCAGCTCCGAGTTGGAGTTTTTCCGGCACAGGATCCACCTGGAGAGGGACTCGATCAAGAGGGCCAAAGAGAGTCTCAGGAACCAGAAATCGCTCTTCCAGCAACGGCAAAAGGAGTTGAAGTTGAAACACGGTTCCATGGCTAGGCACACTCTGCAGCAGTTGTGTCAG GAGGAGAAGGAGTTGACGGATATGGAGGTGTCTCTGCACCGAACGCGGAGCCTCCTGGGGGAGAAAGTGATCCGGTTGCGCCACCTGGAGCAGTCTCTGCAGCGGGCCACGGTCACCGCCGAGAACCGCCACGAGGACGCCACCCTCAGCGACATATCTTCGCACAGCGCCAGTTCGGGGATCAGCTCCACCGAATTCGCCACCGCCGATCCTAACATCGGTAAAGGCTTCATCCACGGGGAGCACCTGCAGGAGTCGTCGGAAATCATCCAGAGcctggaaaatttaaattcggaAATACGGGAGATCTGGGACGTGCTCCGCAAACAGCATCAGTCCGGGGGGATCGCCACAG TAATTCCACCCCTAGTCTACCCTGACTTAGGCTGGCCGCTGTTGGCAGGGGCAGCGACAGTTCCAGCACCACCGTCCATCCCCACTTTGGCCGATAGGTTACACAATTATCGCCAACACGTCGCGCTGGCCAACGCTCAAAGTACAGTTGTGACGCACGCCAATCAAGGAGCCACCACTACTCTGGTCGAGAGGACGAGGAATTTGAGGCACTGGCTCAGGCAAGCCGGAATCGACAACAACATCGAAGGCAGCACTCCTCAAGCGACACTCTAA
- the Cep164 gene encoding centrosomal protein of 164 kDa isoform X1 — protein sequence MALRNHPYLFIFTLITHSPHLSTSQYQLSVPTSDYYAKLRLPPSSPIMSIVCEEVFDESSHPSDDEIRDYAAKIGIDPDSEPQLLPLAAEGLMKALPPGWKPCFDDKSKSYYYYNNVTGKTQWEHPLDDVYRGLVRKVRAESQSLSLGEPTEDATYARDEIPSFEEPPKLDPLGLGAKRRDLKLSPLKTSPKHEARLLKQRSDDHILSSRKITMNIFNSFDEKINFEKHPRILDKPELKVSGGGAMFLKSNTKKVADSITSPAKSDSLDVQSQPRSILRERNSMEVSRSMDFDKVSLDKSEKDDDDKKSVRFNLDTNTDVAFTFSDKSSSSDEEDIGGDIINVRIAPNKPKSRFTVCPVRDFQPENEKKLIKPNPTDFIKPKLTISKGSDSEDDSILKSMEKRDSDGSEESPLHTKMLIQTKKFEEKAEKKIAQLKQNIWEEKNDELVKFRDDLQESQKEELERILINAKTDHEDKIKAEVENLKREMENRNIGALKEERLKYDKVLEEEKEELEEQFKREEREMKEKFEAKKEELERYYEEKLAEIEKELAERMEKNRDEMIITHNSNMDQLRQNHSIITEELKKGFRAEEEVLRQDHKAVIAELKNKIELEAEKKDEKYEKIRCEKRLLEDKYKCLKDKYLRLKTEVKMSIEKRNKRKEQGGATTTTGSETERSHSNNKDRTPLNSPLRKPPRSGDPTKLKPEHRTTRQLIIQDLDTSISDKSENKCNKEYDSSDNSTNPGRSRKKIFSRLKSSSTSRINNNAKSRRNQRSCSPVENLRRQLQKLEDLEDQFPQNPQADTYHLRYPFSDGQKFEGSSELEFFRHRIHLERDSIKRAKESLRNQKSLFQQRQKELKLKHGSMARHTLQQLCQEEKELTDMEVSLHRTRSLLGEKVIRLRHLEQSLQRATVTAENRHEDATLSDISSHSASSGISSTEFATADPNIGKGFIHGEHLQESSEIIQSLENLNSEIREIWDVLRKQHQSGGIATVIPPLVYPDLGWPLLAGAATVPAPPSIPTLADRLHNYRQHVALANAQSTVVTHANQGATTTLVERTRNLRHWLRQAGIDNNIEGSTPQATL from the exons ATGGCGCTGCGAAACCACCcgtatttgtttatttttacccTCATAACCCACTCCCCCCACTTGTCAACGTCCCAATATCAGCTGTCCGTTCCGACAAGCGATTATTATGCGAAGCTCAGACTTCCTCCGAGTTCCCCGATAATGTCCATTGTTTGCGAAGAAGTGTTCGACGAGAGCAGTCACCCTTCAGATGACG AAATCCGCGACTATGCGGCGAAAATCGGCATCGACCCCGACTCGGAGCCCCAGCTGCTGCCTCTCGCCGCCGAAGGCCTCATGAAAGCTCTGCCCCCGGGCTGGAAACCTTG TTTCGACGATAAATCCAAGTCGTACTACTACTACAATAACGTCACGGGGAAAACCCAATGGGAGCACCCGCTGGACGACGTTTACAGAGGCCTGGTGCGCAAAGTCCGCGCCGAGAGTCAGTCGCTCAGCCTGGGGGAGCCCACCGAGGACGCCACCTACGCGCGAGACGAGATCCCCAGCTTCGAGGAACCCCCGAAACTCGATCCTCTCGGGCTCGGCGCCAAACGCAGAGACCTCAAGCTGTCTCCGCTGAAGACGAGCCCCAAACACGAGGCCAGACTCCTGAAGCAGCGCTCCGACGACCACATCCTCTCCTCGCGGAAGATTACGATGAACATCTTCAACAGTTTCGACGAGAAAATCAACTTCGAGAAGCACCCTCGCATCTTGGACAAACCCGAGCTGAAGGTCAGCGGGGGCGGGGCCATGTTCCTCAAGTCCAACACCAAGAAAGTGGCGGATTCGATCACGAGTCCCGCCAAGAGTGACTCCCTGGATGTCCAAAGTCAGCCCAGAAGTATTCTCAGGGAGCGGAACTCGATGGAAGTCTCCAGGAGCATGGATTTCGACAAAGTCTCGCTGGATAAGTCGGAAAAGGACGACGACGACAAGAAGAGTGTCAGATTTAATTTAGACACCAACACCGACGTGGCGTTCACGTTTTCGGACAAGTCGAGCTCGAGCGACGAAGAAGACATCGGAGGAGATATAATTAACGTGAGGATAGCGCCCAACAAACCGAAATCGCGCTTTACTGTCTGTCCGGTTAGAGATTTCCAACCGGAGAATGAAAAGAAATTGATCAAACCGAATCCGACTGATTTCATTAAGCCTAAATTGACGATCAGTAAAGGGTCAGACTCGGAAGATGATTCGATCTTGAAAAGTATGGAAAAGAGAGATAGTGACGGCTCTGAAGAGAGTCCGCTTCACACCAAAATGTTGATACAAACCAAGAAATTCGAAGAGAAAGCGGAGAAGAAAATTGCGCAACTCAAGCAGAATATTTGGGAGGAGAAAAACGACGAACTGGTTAAATTCAGGGATGATTTGCAAGAATCGCAGAAGGAAGAGCTCGAGCGGATCTTGATCAATGCGAAAACCGACCACGAAGATAAAATCAAAGCGGAGGTGGAGAATTTGAAGAGGGAGATGGAAAATAGAAATATAGGAGCTCTTAAAGAAGAAAGGTTGAAATATGACAAAGTACTTGAAGAGGAAAAAGAGGAGCTTGAAGAGCAGTTTAAGAGGGAGGAACGTGAGATGAAAGAGAAGTTCGAGGCGAAGAAAGAAGAGCTGGAGAGGTATTATGAAGAGAAGTTGGCGGAAATAGAGAAAGAATTGGCCGAGAGAATGGAGAAGAATCGCGACGAGATGATCATCACGCACAACTCCAACATGGATCAGTTGAGGCAGAACCATTCAATTATTACTGAGGAATTGAAGAAAGGGTTCAGAGCGGAAGAAGAGGTGCTGAGACAGGACCACAAGGCTGTGATTGCCGAATTGAAAAATAAGATAGAGTTAGAGGCGGAAAAGAAGGACGAAAAGTACGAGAAAATCCGATGCGAAAAGCGCTTGCTGGAAGACAAGTACAAATGCTTGAAGGATAAATATTTGAGGCTCAAGACGGAAGTGAAAATGTCGATAGAGAAGAGAAACAAGCGGAAGGAGCAGGGCGGGGCGACGACGACCACGGGTTCGGAAACCGAGCGCAGCCATTCCAACAACAAAGACAG GACCCCTCTAAACTCCCCATTGCGCAAACCCCCCAGGTCCGGCGACCCCACCAAACTGAAACCCGAACACCGCACGACCCGCCAACTCATAATCCAAGACTTGGACACTTCCATCAGCGATAAAAGCGAAAATAAGTGCAATAAAGAGTACGATTCGTCGGACAACAGCACGAATCCGGGTCGCAGCAGGAAAAAGATATTTTCCCGTTTGAAAAGTTCGTCGACTTCGCGGATCAATAACAACGCGAAATCGCGCCGGAATCAGAGGTCGTGCTCTCCAGTGGAAAATTTGAGGAGACAGCTCCAGAAATTGGAGGATTTGGAGGATCAGTTCCCGCAGAATCCGCAAGCTGATACGTATCATTTGAGGTACCCGTTTTCCGACGGACAAAAGTTCGAGGGCAGCTCCGAGTTGGAGTTTTTCCGGCACAGGATCCACCTGGAGAGGGACTCGATCAAGAGGGCCAAAGAGAGTCTCAGGAACCAGAAATCGCTCTTCCAGCAACGGCAAAAGGAGTTGAAGTTGAAACACGGTTCCATGGCTAGGCACACTCTGCAGCAGTTGTGTCAG GAGGAGAAGGAGTTGACGGATATGGAGGTGTCTCTGCACCGAACGCGGAGCCTCCTGGGGGAGAAAGTGATCCGGTTGCGCCACCTGGAGCAGTCTCTGCAGCGGGCCACGGTCACCGCCGAGAACCGCCACGAGGACGCCACCCTCAGCGACATATCTTCGCACAGCGCCAGTTCGGGGATCAGCTCCACCGAATTCGCCACCGCCGATCCTAACATCGGTAAAGGCTTCATCCACGGGGAGCACCTGCAGGAGTCGTCGGAAATCATCCAGAGcctggaaaatttaaattcggaAATACGGGAGATCTGGGACGTGCTCCGCAAACAGCATCAGTCCGGGGGGATCGCCACAG TAATTCCACCCCTAGTCTACCCTGACTTAGGCTGGCCGCTGTTGGCAGGGGCAGCGACAGTTCCAGCACCACCGTCCATCCCCACTTTGGCCGATAGGTTACACAATTATCGCCAACACGTCGCGCTGGCCAACGCTCAAAGTACAGTTGTGACGCACGCCAATCAAGGAGCCACCACTACTCTGGTCGAGAGGACGAGGAATTTGAGGCACTGGCTCAGGCAAGCCGGAATCGACAACAACATCGAAGGCAGCACTCCTCAAGCGACACTCTAA